The sequence CAAGTCCTATGGTGCAGCCTCATTACGAGGGAAGAATAAAGCACGGAGTTAGAGGCAAGGACCCAGGGGAAACAGGGTCCGTGGAGTCTGAAGGAAGAGATCCTTCCCTCTCACCAGGGGGCCGCGAGGTCTGCGATTTTTCCTCTTGAAGCGCGCTGAAACACTGCATCCAGGCGCCGGGAACAATTCTAGGCTTCTTGACAGTTGTGGTTGTTAATGCTGTCAGCAGGGGTGGTGGCTTCTCGCCCCTTTCCGTGAGATGCTCACAAGAAGCTGCAATAAAACATACGTCACCGGCTGGAAATCTAGAAAACTCTCCAATAAATCATCTATACATTGTTCAGACAGTTGAGGCTACAAATCGTCACAGGTCTATTATATTGTTTCTTATACGAATAAATGTGTGTATTGAATGAGAAAGTCggaattattttaatatcatcGATGAGAAAATAATTATACTCTGTCGTCAAAATAGTTTTATTGCAACTATAGCTTCGCATCTATATTTCAGCTTTTGAGCACGCAGTATTTTTACAGGCATTCTTCTAGCCCAGAACGCAGCTGCCTGCTTCATTTTCTCCCACCCAGAACCCTTGGACTTCAAGACATAGGTGGGGAGGGAGCATTTTAGAAATTCATATTTGCCTGGGGCAGAACTCTTCAGGAGTATAGATTATTTTCGTCTTCTGGGTTTCATTTGTACATATCCAGAGCAAAGACAAACTAATAGGGCGGCTCCTCTGGAACCTGTGGAGCGTCTCAACCCTGCGCACATCTCCCAGGATATGCATAATGGTGCGGAGGGGTGTCTGCTTCAAGGGCAAGCCAGGTATTTTCCAAACTTCCATTCCCGGGAGTGGTGATCGTAAGGGAATGCCAGGCGGCCCGGCCGGTGGGAGGCCCCAGGAGGAGCCAGAGCGCTGTGTCAGCCCGACACGTGCCACAAGTGGtttggagaaagagggaggagcgCGGAGGCTCGGGTCGCGCTCGTCTGGCCCGGCAAAGAAAAGCCCGTGATTCTGGAAGtcactccctcctccacccctctgTCACTCGTTCCCCATTCCTTCCTCTTTGCCTGCTAGAGGAGTGACGCCCAAACCCGAAGCTTGGTGCGCAGGCAGCCGGGTGGGTGGACTCGCGGCCACGCAAACCACCGCAACCTCGCCACCTCGGGAGGGACCCCTGGGTGGAGGGCACGGCCgggactggggggagggggcgcaCCCAAACCTGGGGCGGCAGGTGCGGAGGCGGCCAGCCCCGGGCGGCGTGTGTGCAGCCCGCCGGGTAGTGGTCCGCGAGCCGGGACTGGCGGACACTTCACAGCGCTGGCCCCGAGCCGGGCGGGGGGCGTCGGGTGCCAGCCAGGCGGCCCCGgtcggcagcggcggcggcggcggggcgtgCGGCCGGGAGGCCATTTCCTCGCTGCGCCCCTGGCGGAGCCGGGTTTGCCTGCTCTtggctgccgccgccgccgcgcgagTCGGACCGCCGGGAGGGCTGGAGGGGAAACCAGGTCACCGGTTGGCAGACGCGGCGCGGAGCGGGCGCCCGGGGCCCGGAGTAAGGCAGCGCCCGGGAGCGGGCCGGGGTGGGCCGGGCGCGCGGGGGGCGCGGAGAGGCGGGGACTCCGGTGTCCGGGCCACACTCGCTTCCTACGCCTATAAAAGTGGAGTGGCCGGGGAGGGCCGACGCGGCCCTGGTTGCAGCCGCCTCTCTTCGCCAAGGAGTTGACATTTTGCAGGACTCGCGCGACGTCCGGTCGCCGGCGCTGCCCGGGACCCCGCCGCCGGGAGGAGGGggcggaggagggtggagacTGCGGGGCTTGGCCAAGGAAGGCGCACATCCTCGGGCGGGCGGCCGTGACGCGGCGGGGATTAACTTTGCATGAATAATGTGAGTGCGCTTGGAAAGGAGACCTTCTGCTCCCCGGGCTCGGGGCAAGCGCCCGCAGGCTGCCTTCCCCGGGCAGGGGCGCTCAACCCAGCCAGCTCGAGGGCACTGGTAATTTGGCGAGAGGAGCGCGCGGAGGCGGGGgtgcgggagggggaggggaagggagacggGGAGGAGGGGGCGACAGTTCCAACTGTCCAGAAGGGTGGGCAGGATGGTGACGGGGGTGTCGCGGGAACCTGAAGGGGTGCGGGCGGTGAAGCTGAGCGCGCGCAGGCGGGCGGgcgtgggtgggtgggggtgtcaGCCGCCCCATTACCTGCCTGCGCGGGGTTTCTGCGCCCTGGGGCCGGGAGGAGGTGCCCTCTCGTGCTCGGGCACCGCGCGGCGGCAGTCGGGGAGCCAGAGCGTGGGCAGTGGTAGAACGGGGTGGCTGGGGACCCCTTCCAATCGCAGCCGCTCCATTCCTCAAACCCTAAGCCCAGCTGTTGACAGGCTCCTTGTGAAATGGAGTTTGGCATCCTCAGCGCCGAACCTAGTGGAAGTTTCCATGATGAGGAAGTTCTGTGACACAGGGGTTCGGAAAAGGTTGGCAGACACCGAGGGGCGGGGGAGGCTGTTTAAAGGGACTGTGGGTGCCCCATCCCCCTTTTTTCTCCTGCCCCGGAACTCCGGGTTTTGGAAAGGGGAATAATCCTGAATGTTGGCGTGCGCTGTGGCCGGTGCCTGGCGGCTTGGCTTCTCCCCGCCTCCTCAGGGAATCAGTGGCGATTTCGCCAGCCTCCTGGGTCGCGCTTCTTTGCTTTGCTTCTCTTGACGCAGCATCTTCTGGGTCGCCTCGAGTTGGTTCTGATACCAGTTGTGCCAGCTGTGCGCCCCCCGCCACCCCTCGGAGAAGTACTCATTTGGGGGAGTTTTTTTAATTCCTGGTGGGTTTCGTCCTTCTGAGCTGCAGTTGTCATTTCGGAGGAGGATTTCCCCATAACCATTGTAGGATTATTGGTAGTGCTAATTCTTAAATCTTCTGATTTGTTTTaaggggagagggtggggtgagttttttttatttattaaaggtTAAATGTGTAATTTTCCCCGAATGGGAAATTTTAAAGGACGATTCTAGAAGCATAGCAATTCGTGaagtgagtaaaagaaaaagagttcaCCTGAATAACAAGTTCAGACTCTTCATCCTCCCCTCTCCACGCACATTTAGAATTTGTGAAGATTCAAACACTATGCCTAATCAGTAAATAAATTCGAAACAGAGTCTTCCTCTTAGCATATTATTGGTCTTAGGTGCTAGTGAGATTCGGTTTTAAAGACTTGTTTTGAAGTTCAAAAAATTAAGCGTTCCTTGGACAGTGTATTAATACCAAAGCACAACAGTTTTTATAATGGTAAATGCATTGGGTAATGTAGACCTGTTGGGCAATATCTTTAGATTATTTGGCCTTAGTTTAGTATGCTTGTTTACACTGTAATAATATATAGCATGCACTGGAttacaaagtaataaaaattgcattttagTCAAAATATTCCATGATTCATTCTGAATTTTTACAGTGACTGATCTGCTCCCTAATTCACTTCTGCTTACCTCTCTTATTCTGAAACAAGTCAGAGACCaggaaacattaaagaaaaaggtGTTTTGATGAAAAGTGTTTTGAGCAGTGGATGCTTTTAGCAGTTTTCATGCCAGTTGACTAGTGTTTTAATTGACTCTAACAGAGATCCAATAGTGAGTGATTTGTTTGGGGTATTATAGGGGAAGGCATTGGTGAGCAACCACTTATTATTTATGAATGTTAAACAAGTACTGTCAGAATCTTATTTTTAAGGAATTTGAAAGTTTTATTGTATGTTGGAAGTGGGACCATCTGCTAGTAAATgtgatttgcttttgtttttcagtgagTAAAAGTAAATGATACTGAATATAGCCACAGAACTAATTTTCTTACAAAGCAATTCCTGTTGGCATTCCAAGGCTAAGGCATACTTTCATTGACTGTGGAATATTGTTTTATAAAGTAACTGATTTTACAAGAGGAATAAACATTCCATTTCTCCTCTTCTAGATTCTTTGTAGTAAATTCTGCTATAGAGATGAATTAAGATAACTTCTTGTTAATCTAGTGTGTTTGGGAAAAGGTGGTTTCTTAAATTCCCCCTAAGAGCAGAGCAAGTTGTaggttctttttctttgctggaGTCTTTGCGGTGTGTGAAGCTTGGGGTGTGGGGAACCACAAATGGGAtcgcactcttttttttttttagtaagctCATCTTTTTGATGAAAATCAGAGTAAAAGTGATTGGTTTCTTTAGCTCTTTTTTGTCATTCTAGTGTTAGATTATGTGTCACCTTCTTTAAAAGCCTTTCCTTGACCACTTGAGCAAAGGCAGTCCCCCAGTTCTTCTCAGAACCAtcacaattttttatttcctttttttcctcttccttgatCTTATTTGCAATCTGAATTGTTCATTTCCATTGGTACTTGCTGAATACCTGTCTCTCCTTAGAGTATAGAATCCATAAGGAAGAGTCTTGACTGCATCATTCACTCTTGATTCTCTAGCATGTTGAGCAGTGCTTGGCACACGGTAGGTGCTGGGTAAatctttgttaaataaatgaatgattgtgCCCAAACATTGTGTTCCCCAAAATACCTGTCTAAGCATCCTAAGTAAGTTCCAATTGGGTGCACCAAGATCTGTGCCTGTGTAGGTGTGAGTGCCATGTTTATAAGGTTCAATCTTTGtttatctccttttcttccttttttttttgtgagagcTATTTCTGAGAGTTCTTCCTGCGGGCATTTGCCTTGAGTGCACGGAAGTCCTTGGCAGCAGTTTGTCTTAGGTGTTACCTTGATTCCCTGAAGACATTGACCTTCAGCTCCCTGGGTTTCAGCAGACTCTTTATGAGTTCCAGAGACATTGTCAGTACTAAGAGTGAAATTCCAGGGAACAGACATCACTGGGTGATAGCAGTGCCTTCTCACTCAGCAGGTTCTGGCAGTGCCTCTGGTCTTGGCAGCCCTAAGGGAACTAAGGGTGTGCAGTGGTATTACTGGTTTATAAAGGTGATGGTTGGGAAGGGGCTCAATGGAAGTGTCAGGATCCAACGCAAGATAGAAAGCGTTCTTGGTAGTAGATTTGGAAATAACCTGGTGGTTACCCTATGTTGTAAGTTAAGTTAGTCAACTCTCACCTTTGCTCCTTTTCACACTTTCATAAACAGATTTTGAACCAGATAATTGTGGGAAATATTGCATTATCTGAGTTTTCAAGCGACCGAAGTGTGATACCCAAGGAGTGCCTGTCCAATTAGCTCTTCATGGAAACTGTATTGATAGTTGAGACCAAAAGGAGATTACAGTTGATGATTATGGTAATTCGTTTTTGTTTATAGAGTATTAACTTCCAGAAATGTGGCTGAGTAAATGTGTGGTCAAAATCCCACAAGATAAGGAGACTGGTAAAAACgagaggggaagaaaaatcaaaatcttaGAGAGGAGTAAAGGTAATTAAATTGAAATCTTAAGAGCTTCTTGCTTGAGTATTTAATCTAGCTTTGAGCTTCTTAGTAGCCAAGTTAACAGAAAAAAGGGAGGTGGCAGGTATGCATTAAAGTTGTAAAGATAGATCAGATGACATTTGTAGAGTGCTGACTATGGTGTCTGGCAGCTAGTAGATACTTCTATGAAATATCAAATCATATAATGGCCAATAGTTGAACTTAAATTCTGCAGAAAATGAGGTAAATTTCTCTATATGAGCATGTCTTTACCAACCCTCAAGGGAATAAAAAATGCAGAAGGTATCATGATGAAAAGTAACCCAGTGGGAGTTTATCTTTGGGAGCCTGCGCTACTGTGGTCCAGCAGTGGAGATTCTGGCAATTGTCCCCAGTGCAGAAATAGAGCTCCGAAAACCTAGAGGAATGAATGGCTAACATGTTCTTTAGGCTGACTTTCTCAAATATCCAGTGTCTCAGCCAAGCTTTTGACTAGAGCAACCTGAGAGGACAGGACAGCCAGGTACTTGAAAATGACCCTCTGGCCATAAAACTCTCTGAACAGGTAGCCTTGAACAGGTAGCCTCGATGCTTTGTACTCTCCTCTGTAGAGCTCTTATCATGCTGCAGGGCAGCTTggtttttgtttccatttctgtttccCCATCTAAATTGTGATGAGGGGCTCTGAGTTTATTCCTCTTTGGCTCTCTGGCACCTAGCAAAGAGTTTGACATCTGGGCACAGGGAAATGCTTGTTGGAATGATGAGTTGGAGGGGGAGAAGGGGCTGTGCTGCTCTTTTTCTTCTGATATTGGTATTAAGTGTCATCTTCTGACTTAGTTTTGCCCAAAGTGAATGTTTGCTGCCTGGATTGCGTTATCTGTCCATATCACCCCTGGGTATTTTGCTAGAAGGGCTTGCTCTCATGTCCAAGCTGGTTGAGCAATGGATGGCAAGTTAACTTCTTGCTTTATTTAGAGATGTTTTGATTACTTGATTTGATTCCTCATTCCCTCTACAAAAATttgtgtacctactatgtgcctggccctGCCAGTCATTTTGCAGCTCAGTGTGCAGCCCAGTGATGTGTGAGACAATGTGCATATATTAATACAAAAGGATTCTGCACTTGTCTCCATGTGATGTAGTGGATATGCCTATTGAGACCCCTTATACAGCCCCCTGATGACATAAAGTTATTTTAATCTGAGGAGGTaattgttttatggtttcagtagCCCATGTGTATTAGTGTAAATTGCAGTGGGATTCACCTGGGATTCTCTTGGTAGCCAAGTGGTGTGGGATTCAATATGTTTAGACCAGTGAGTCTCTGATTAAGGATGTTCTCTCTCCACCTTAATTTCCAAACTTTAGTCAATTATGACATTTAAGCAAGTGGGGGGGGGGCTGGTGGAGGTAGTATCCAAATCATTGAGTCGCGAGTAATGTATTTCCATATCCTCCTTTCAGGAATCTAGCCAGCTGACAGCTAGAATAGTGATCTACAGTCAATGCTAATGTTGTTTGGTCCATACTGTCCTAATTTCAAGGGACTTGGGAGACTTTATGTACTGGCAGCTCTTCTTGGGCAGTACTATTTTTATTGAGTAAGAAACTGAGCTCTGCTGTGAGCTTGGATATCTTTTCCAAATGGCAAGTCAAGAGAGCCTGGAATTAGGACCCAGGAACCTTGACTGTCTGTCCCAGGAAGCATGTTATAACCTTTCCATCATGACAGTCAGATACTctaatatagatatatagataaatatctaTAGGTATATGTACCTATGgctatgtatacacacacacacatatgtgtgtgagcatgtgtttgtgtgtattctGAGAGTGGGTTGTAGATGGGGCACATATAACAACTAGGAAAGGATTAATCTGAATTAAGTTACTCATTCAATTTCTTGGTTCCAAAAAAGAGCCTTCAGGGATCATGGCTTCTCTCTGTAATTAAGAATTTAGGGATTTACTCAGAAAGCTGGGAGTGATAAGCTGATTGAAGCAAAAGCTTGGGCAAAGGAATGCAAATTGACAGCAGGTAGTTCTCCCTGACTTGGGAAATATACTTGCTACACTTGCGTGACTCCTCTGAAGGCTTAGGAATGTTTGTGATAAGGAGAGTGGAGAAGATAGTCATGGTTTTAGTGGTGCAGTGTATGACTGTGACATTCAGGAACCCATTGAGTATTTTGACTCTTGTGACATATATTGTTCAGCGGTCTCAAGATGATTCAGATATACTTCTCCccctttattatttgtttctcttaAGACTCTGTTTTCCCAAATTTCAGCAATGGTTGCATAGAataggtgctcagaaaataatGATTGATGATAACGAATTATGACATTCCTGGGTTTGGGTCACAAATGGCTCACCAACTTGCATATCCATACCTGCAGAGTCTGCCTCTATGACAAGTGTGTGTCAGGTTCTCACATACAGCATAAAAGGCCCTGCTTGTCTCTGGCTTCGGCTCTGGTTCCCATGCCCAGCTTCCAAATCACGGTGAGAAATGCCACAGTCACACTGCTGTCCCAAGCCACAAATCCTGTCGTCGCTTTTAGTCCCTTCTCCATACTCCTGAATATTTTGGCAGGTCCTcatcttgttttactttttacttattttactaTTTACTTATGTTACTCTGTGGTTAATTATGTTTGGAAAATCCAGAGTTTAACAAATTAATGCAAGAATTTTCAGAACCTATTTTGATGCTAGTGTGCATTATGAATCTCCAAGAGGCAAAGCAGATAGCAACCTGATTTGGTCACCatattctttgattttgtgtgtgtgtgtgtgtgtaaaacctCAAATGGGTTAAGTTCAATGCAAGAGGTTGTGAGGAATAGTTCATAGTATTACACTTTGAAAAATTACTTTCATTCGTTTTAACCTCTGACTACATTTCGTAATACATGACAACTCAAAGGAGGAGTACTGGCCCCACAGTGgaacttttttgctttttcacaaAAAAACCATCAGTTTGTCTTCAATACTGACTAATGCTGCCATTGTTGAAGTGTTTTGCCATGATGTACAAATCATGCTAAATGgttgttacttttaaaatattgtcattgtaaaatatatcttttcttgACTTAATTTCTGATATTCAGATGTATTAATTTACATAAGCCAGAGAATGGTTTATTTCTGCCATATGTGTTTTAGTTTACTTTTTGAATTTCAGCTAAGCTTCACTGTAATTTCTACTCTGCTTCCAGCATCTGGAGCTCTAGAATAATGTATTTGTATCTGAATTCTTGCTACAACTGGAGAAAGTATAAGGTTGTACATTCTtgtattatttgtcttttaatttaaaaaaaggaaccagCGGAACCTTACAcagaaaatcttttgaaaaataatttaaattatggCCTATGTGGATGATGAACATATCAATTTATCCCGTAGTATAGTAGTTGTAAGGGATTTGAAAAACATCTAGTCCATCTGAGGCCTTGTGGAAAACAAAAGACAGGCATTTGGCCTTTTAATGTGATCTCACACTCTATAGGTTCATAAACATAAGGTATTGCTAAGGTGAAGGCATCCTCTAGAATCTACTCTACATGCCTTTGTTTACTGTTAATTAAGAATATGTGTTCAGATTTATCTTTATTGAAGTTGCCACAAAAGCCAAACCTTAAAATAAGTTAACTTACTGTTTTTCCTCTGgagtctgtccatccatccatccatcaattcaTTCATCCCTCCAATCAACTATCCATCATATGTGCATTGGGCATCTGCTGGGTGCCAGGCTGTATGGTAGATGCCAAGATACCAtggttaacatttaaaaatccttgCTGTAAAGATGCCCAGAGTCTCCTGGAGTAATCTAAAGGAGTCGATTTAGTGTAGAACAGTGTTTCTCAGCCTCTAAACTATtggcatttggggccagatatTCTTTGCTGTGAAGGGATGGTCTGTGTGTGGTAGGATGGTTAGCAGCATCACTGACTTCTACCCACTAAATACCAGTAGCTCCTGCCACACTCCAGTTGCaccaatcaaaaatgtctctggatattgccaaatgtctcctgggaggCAGAATCAACCCCATTGAAAACCACTGGTGCAGAGTTAAGAACCTGGAGTGTGGAGTAGGAATGTGTGGATTCATATACTGGCTTCACCTGGCTTTCTTGCAtgtgctcagtttcctcatctataacatgtgaagattaaatgaaatcatgtagCACTTGACCTACAGTTAAGTGTTCCTAAATATTAGCTATTCATACTGGTGGTAGAATTAATACTTCAATAGTCAATTACAATATTGGTAAGTTTTATGATGGAGTAAGTACAGTGTATGTGGGAAGTGGAGAGAGTTCTAGGCAGAAAGAACACCATATACAAATGTGTGGAGCAGGGTAAAAGTATGAGCATTTGGGGAATTGCAAGGAGCCCAGAAGTTGCAAAGAGCCCAATCTGACTGATGTGCAAAGGACAGTAAATGaggctgtgggagcaggcagcagtcACCTGGTGAAGACTTTCCTGGCCACAATCAGGAAGATGGACATTGTCTTGATagcatgaagaaactgaagaatgTTCAACAaatcaaatttttgttttaaaagagttCTTTGGGATAGGCCTTGAGTAGGAGAGAGACTGGAGATGATGAGCCCAGCGAGAGACTCAGAATAATCCACACTCTCCGGAGAGAGGATGGCTGCAGGGACAGAGGCAGTAATATGTTGCCATGAAGTCTTTGGGAACAGATTTCACTTTCTCCAAGATGCAGCAaagtttttctaatttaattccaatATTGAATATTCTTAGCAAGCTGGCTCTACATTTGGGGGAATTTCAAGTTTAATTTGAAAGCAGATTACATGATAGattctctttaaaatgttttcaaatgaagCTTAAATGAAAGACCATCTCACAGCCTATTTGTAGCTGAATATGACTTCAAGGGTTTCTCTGCTATTGTATATACGGGCCTACGGTTCCCATGTCAGACAGAAACATACTTCTACACAATTATATTGCATTAGCATTGACATTCTTATGTTGAGATTAATTATTTAATGTTGTGTTGTTTTTCTGACTGATAggggttttatttctttaatgatcAAGATTAGAGATGGGTGAagaatgtgaatgaatgaatgaatgaatgagagtgaCATTATGGAAATACCAcctaattaagaataaaaatatttggacAGGTCT is a genomic window of Equus asinus isolate D_3611 breed Donkey chromosome 21, EquAss-T2T_v2, whole genome shotgun sequence containing:
- the LOC106823892 gene encoding collagen alpha-1(XII) chain-like, coding for MCAFLGQAPQSPPSSAPSSRRRGPGQRRRPDVARVLQNVNSLAKRGGCNQGRVGPPRPLHFYRRRKRVWPGHRSPRLSAPPARPAHPGPLPGAALLRAPGARSAPRLPTGDLVSPPALPAVRLARRRRQPRAGKPGSARGAARKWPPGRTPRRRRRCRPGPPGWHPTPPARLGASAVKCPPVPARGPLPGGLHTRRPGLAASAPAAPASCEHLTERGEKPPPLLTALTTTTVKKPRIVPGAWMQCFSALQEEKSQTSRPPGEREGSLPSDSTDPVSPGSLPLTPCFILPS